A DNA window from Solirubrobacterales bacterium contains the following coding sequences:
- a CDS encoding RDD family protein: protein MQTAISTTSRTASIGRRFAGQAIDDVSVIALVVAMLWAISKGFGVGLDEELTLAQAVVAAFLLIAAFASPALVAAFTNGRTFGKLVVGTRVVRIDGERVDLAFAFRREFWSKRVVWGFAFRGLADWNTLRSDPDRRSGHDRDLGTVVVDV, encoded by the coding sequence ATGCAAACTGCGATCTCGACAACGTCCAGAACCGCCTCGATCGGCCGCCGCTTCGCCGGGCAGGCGATCGACGACGTGTCTGTGATCGCGCTCGTAGTAGCGATGCTCTGGGCAATTTCAAAAGGCTTTGGGGTTGGCCTCGACGAGGAACTCACGCTCGCGCAGGCCGTTGTTGCGGCGTTCTTGTTGATCGCCGCATTTGCCTCGCCAGCACTGGTCGCAGCGTTCACCAACGGCCGAACGTTTGGCAAGCTCGTAGTCGGCACCCGTGTCGTAAGAATCGATGGCGAAAGGGTCGATCTGGCCTTTGCGTTTCGTCGTGAGTTCTGGAGTAAGCGCGTCGTCTGGGGATTCGCCTTTCGCGGCCTTGCAGACTGGAACACATTGCGTTCCGACCCGGATCGGCGGTCGGGTCACGATCGTGATTTGGGAACGGTCGTAGTCGACGTCTGA
- a CDS encoding GatB/YqeY domain-containing protein, which produces MAIVDQLQDDVKTAMKARETEKVQALRLIVAELQRASKDGNDDELAILRTARKKRVEAAKAFRDGGRDDAAEQEESEAALIDQYLPAQMDDTALDAAVASTIEQVGATGMSDMGKVMGAVMGKVNGEADGNRVQASVKAHLSGEKNAG; this is translated from the coding sequence ATGGCCATAGTCGACCAGCTCCAAGATGACGTAAAGACCGCGATGAAGGCGCGCGAGACCGAGAAGGTCCAGGCGCTCCGTTTGATCGTGGCCGAGCTTCAGCGTGCCTCCAAAGACGGCAACGATGACGAGCTCGCGATTCTGCGCACCGCGCGCAAGAAGCGCGTTGAGGCTGCGAAGGCGTTTCGCGATGGCGGACGCGACGACGCGGCAGAGCAGGAAGAGTCCGAGGCCGCATTGATCGACCAGTACCTGCCAGCGCAAATGGACGACACTGCGCTCGACGCGGCAGTCGCCAGCACGATCGAACAGGTCGGCGCGACGGGCATGTCCGACATGGGCAAGGTCATGGGCGCAGTCATGGGCAAGGTCAACGGCGAGGCCGACGGCAATCGTGTCCAGGCATCCGTCAAGGCACATCTGTCCGGAGAGAAGAACGCTGGATGA